From the genome of Dickeya aquatica, one region includes:
- the asmA gene encoding outer membrane assembly protein AsmA — protein sequence MRRLFTTLVILLVVLAAGMSALVLLINPNDFRAYMVRQVEARTGYKLNLDGELRWHVWPQLSILSDSLSLSAPGATLPVVSAENMRLDVKLWPLLSHRLEVRQVMLKGAVIRLTPESEARVVGPVPIAPAKSTLPEPESAWRFDINRLDVTDSLLVFQRGNAPALNVRDIQFRMERDDARQVTVSLSSRFNRDQRDLQFSLHALLDMQNYPQQIAANVDNVSYQLQGAGLPAEGISGKGTLQGHYQRQPEKVTVSQFALSANNSQLGGALSATFDTSPDYVLSLTSERLDLDALLGWAHPSQRTANGEKPLVMPPVFSQQPTSASYQGMRDSVAQVSVMAKSLIYQGITVNQFALQGRNQHGKMAISTLRGQVGSGSFSLPGSLSLDASPAIMLQPTLTSMEMSTLLPLLGCLPIEGKVSLKGQLQGDELSRAALLSQWRGNAEVTFSPLRLPGLNIQQLLQQAVARSTNNLSMPDNFARYTDIQQMSADATLDTGNLTLASLSGYSEVLALEGDGHFDLPAQRCDIHVDVRLNQRGKQDNLIQQLLQDNAIPFRLYGQFDNLNYQFPIDQLLRKRLQDEVKKRLNDWSEKINPALKPE from the coding sequence ATGAGAAGACTGTTTACCACGTTGGTCATTCTGCTGGTTGTGCTGGCGGCAGGGATGTCCGCGCTGGTGCTGCTGATTAACCCCAACGATTTTCGCGCTTATATGGTGCGTCAGGTGGAAGCGCGCACCGGGTATAAGCTCAATCTGGATGGCGAGTTGCGCTGGCATGTCTGGCCACAACTGAGCATCCTTTCCGACAGCTTATCGCTTAGCGCGCCGGGTGCGACACTACCGGTGGTCAGCGCCGAGAACATGCGTCTTGACGTCAAGCTTTGGCCGCTGTTATCGCACCGTCTTGAAGTCAGGCAGGTGATGCTAAAAGGTGCCGTGATCCGTCTGACACCGGAAAGTGAGGCCAGGGTGGTTGGCCCTGTGCCGATTGCGCCGGCCAAATCGACCCTGCCGGAGCCGGAAAGCGCGTGGCGCTTTGATATTAACCGGCTTGATGTGACCGACAGCTTGCTGGTGTTCCAGCGCGGTAATGCGCCAGCGCTCAATGTGCGTGATATCCAATTTCGCATGGAGAGGGACGATGCCCGGCAGGTGACGGTGTCATTATCCAGCCGTTTTAACCGCGATCAGCGTGATTTACAGTTTTCACTGCATGCCTTACTGGATATGCAAAACTATCCGCAACAAATTGCGGCCAACGTTGACAACGTTAGCTATCAGCTACAGGGTGCGGGGCTGCCTGCCGAGGGCATCAGTGGAAAAGGGACGCTACAGGGTCACTATCAGCGCCAGCCGGAAAAAGTTACGGTTAGCCAGTTTGCATTAAGTGCCAATAACAGCCAGTTGGGTGGGGCACTGTCTGCGACCTTTGATACTTCACCTGATTACGTGTTATCGCTGACATCAGAAAGGCTGGATTTGGATGCATTACTGGGATGGGCTCATCCTTCGCAACGTACTGCCAATGGCGAGAAACCGCTGGTAATGCCGCCCGTGTTTTCACAACAGCCGACGTCTGCCTCGTATCAGGGGATGCGGGATTCGGTAGCGCAGGTGTCGGTGATGGCAAAATCGCTGATTTATCAAGGCATCACGGTAAATCAATTTGCCCTGCAAGGCCGTAATCAACATGGCAAGATGGCCATCAGTACGCTGCGTGGTCAGGTTGGCAGCGGCTCCTTTTCACTACCGGGAAGCCTGAGTCTTGATGCTTCTCCGGCAATAATGCTGCAACCGACACTCACCTCGATGGAGATGTCTACCCTGTTACCCTTGCTGGGTTGCCTGCCAATTGAAGGGAAAGTCAGCCTGAAAGGGCAGTTACAAGGCGATGAATTGTCGCGTGCGGCGCTGCTCTCACAGTGGCGGGGAAATGCTGAGGTCACTTTTTCACCGTTGCGGCTCCCGGGATTGAATATTCAGCAACTGCTCCAGCAGGCGGTGGCGCGCAGCACCAACAATCTGTCGATGCCGGATAATTTTGCCCGTTATACCGATATACAGCAGATGAGTGCAGACGCCACGCTGGATACGGGCAATCTGACCTTAGCGTCACTGTCCGGATACTCTGAAGTGCTGGCGCTTGAGGGGGACGGCCATTTTGACTTGCCCGCACAGCGTTGCGATATCCACGTCGATGTACGCCTCAATCAGCGTGGTAAACAGGACAACCTGATACAGCAACTGCTGCAAGATAATGCTATTCCGTTTCGGCTGTATGGTCAGTTTGATAACCTGAATTATCAATTCCCGATAGACCAGTTGCTGCGTAAGCGCTTGCAAGATGAGGTGAAAAAGCGCCTCAATGACTGGAGTGAGAAAATCAACCCTGCGCTTAAACCAGAGTAA